The genomic window TTatatgcatctttttttttttttttttacattaagtaacatttttttcaatgctatgatatttattttttttccacattcaTTTCAATTATCTTCTATTTTATATctaggttttatttttttaaaagacttttttattttaaatgttattatttttcacattttattaaaatgttctattttatacacttttttagattcatttaaatgtgcttCTATTTCATATACCCGCGCCGACGGCCTCAAACGCCCGATTCGGTGTGAGTGCAGACGGGCAGATGTAAGGAAGTCGTTGCTCGAGCAACGCGTCAATACGGGCAACTCTCAACGAGATGAAGACGTTTCCATTCGAGCCCGAAGGCAAAAAGAAACCGGTTGAAaatatcaccttttttttttttttaatttctataaAAAGTGCATGAAACAAGTTTCTGTTACATTTGGTGCAATCAAGTGAAACCTAAGAAATCTTCACACTTCAACTGTCAATTTCTTCTTTCGAACATCTCAAGAGCCCGActgacacctgtcaatcatctcacTCACAAACGTCCCCGGGGatgtttttgagttttttttttcttcctgaatTTGGTTTGGATTAAAAATATCCCTCTGGATTTAAGGCTAAATCCAAGGCACCCTGAGTGTCATCAGTGCTGTCATCCGGTTCCTCCTGAGCTTGAATACTTCTCCACACTGTgcgggtgggagggggggggaataagGAAACCCTCGGCGCCTCCtaactccctcctttctccaGGCTGTGGTTCGGACCAGCTGGAGCCTCGGTGACTGCCTGACCACCTCCGCATTGACACCGGTGCTCTCTGGCGAGCCCGGTGAGGAGCTCCAGGACCTTGATCTCGTGCTCCATGCGggccttctccctcctctcctccctctcggcCGCCTCGCTCTGCCGGCGCTCCTCCCGCTGCAGCCACTGCGCCAGGAGGTCCTGGTGCCAGCGGGCCTGCTCCTGCCGCTGgctctccagctgcagcagcaggcccCGCGTGTCCGCCGCCAGCCGCTGGAAGCCCTCCGACAGGTGCTTGAGGCAGGAGGACTCTGGGTGGCGAGGGGCCGAGGCTGGGGGGGTGTTGGGGGTCGGATCCGGGGGCGCCGCGGGGAGAGGGGAGGCGGCGGGCTGGgtgagagggggagaaggaggagcagccGGAGGAGGTACGACATGTAGGGAAGGAGGGCTCAGGCAGTTTTCCACAAGTGCACCTATGAAACAGGACAAATACAGAGATTAGATTATTATGACAAGGTTACCTGTGTAGATTAAACAGTCAATTAATGGATTCATACGAGTACATcagtatttttaaataattcaaacttTCTCTGGTTCCAGCTACTATACTGCACGAGTATTAAAGACAATGCAGATATTGAGAACTGCATTATTGCTGCATTTAGATTCTATCTCTGGCGCAGTCTAGAGTTGCTGACCTTaaacagtattttttatttatttatattattatgaaacTTAATTACTGTGTTGCTCATTTAATAAAGACTATGATATAGTAAACAAGTGGATATTAAAATCTTGGTCAACTTGAACAAATCCTAATTTTTAACgtctcattttcctttttacatGATAATCGCGGTACGTACCCGTCATTTCACGACGGATGGATGATTCCAGATAAATGTTGTGGTGTCGCTGTGGGAATCCCGAATTGCTGAACTCGTACTCGTCCGTCGAGTCTTCTCCGTCCTCCAGCTTGACTTCGGAGTCGAGCTGCCACGACAGGTGGCCCCCCGTCTCCTCCGAGGAGCTCGGACACCGTCTCCCCGCCCTCAAAGAACCCAAACGCCGTTCGCCGACCTCGGTGTTCGAATGTATATccggcgccgccgccgccatccGCTCCGGAGACACAAAATACTGCTGCCCCCCGCCGTCCCCTCCCGCCGACCTCCGGCCCAGGACCGCGTCCATCTCGGGGAAATATCTGAACGTGCACGGCTGCGAGCCGTCGACGCTCCTCTGCAGCTTGGCCCGGGCGTAGTTGGCCTTCAGGGTCTTGACGCGAAGCCGGCACTGGTGCGGACTCCGGGAGAAACCCATCTCGCTCATGCGGGACGAGAGGTGCTTGAAGACGTGCCGGTTGCGCAGGTTCTCCGCCAGGCTCTGCTGGATGCGCTCGTCGCTCCAGGCGCACAGCAGCACCTGGGTCTCCTCCACCGTCCAGTTCACGGAGCGCTCGGCCTCTCGCTTCCCTGcgcacacagaggacacacggCCGTTATGTTTTTCATCGTTAAATGTTCAATTTAATGTTACTTCAATCAAATGGAGTGCGtgcaaatataataatacactcAGCAGCTGGTTGTGGTGTTACTTTTCTAAATATATTAGAAGAGCCTTCTTCCAGAATGACGCCTTAATACATCGTCTCTCTAAAACTGCGTGCTGATGTTTTTATTAACACTAAATCGCCGTCTGCACAActacagcagagcagcagctacACGTTCAGTCTCTACGTCACACGTGATCCCAAAACTACATGCATTATGCAGTTTTGGGGGTAACGATGATACACAAGTCTGAAAAGGGAGAATTCAGCTTAATATTTAGGAGTGTGGCAGTATTTATACACGGAATATACATAATAATGCAGTAAAATAAAGACTACATGAGCTACTTGATCCCCATTCATAACACAGTAGGGACTAAACTTAATAATAACATAACTTAAAAAGACAATGTACCTCATGTCCACCTCTAGCAGAGGTCACGTGGTCTCACATTACTTACAGTGTGACAGCCTCCATGTGAGGAGCTGATTCCGATATATaagagtatatatataagtataataTAACGATATACAagagtatatgtatataagtcTAATATAACAGTTGAACATTCAGGATGTCCTCGTGCAAACAGGATAATTAGCAGCGAACGGTTCAGCAGCTTTAATACTCGCGTGAACCCGGAAGTGGGAGGCTAAAAacacagctaacgttagcattgCTCCGCCGccgtgaaaaacaacaaataaaacccgTCGGCTGAGTGAAGGATTCTTACTTTTGGTCGTGGAAACGGAGCTGGTCGAGTTGATCATCGGGGGATTCATGTTTCTTTAATCGGGCTGCGTGGAGATGTAAACAATCCCCCCTCCCGACGGACAGACGCGCAACAGCGACGGTTGCTCTCTTCCGGGGGGTGACGTCACATCCGGCGCGCCACGCGTGGCGGAGTTCGTGTGAGCAGTGAATAAATTGatacagaaataataataaaataaaaagactatgatgacaaacatgacaaacaaactaatgtaataattacattatgttCTGCACTAATTTCTCCCGTGTCGTTTTTATTGCGCAATATCTCCCCCCATAAAACTAATTTGCACATATTTGCATAAAATGTTACATAttcttaaattattttttgCCTCAATTGAAAATGCTCATTTgccctactttttttttttttttttatctttacaGATCCTGTAATTATTCATATCTCCTCTGGGATCATTAACGTTTTATGTTATTGCATCTAAGAAGGATCCtatgagtttatttttttttttaatgtgcagtATATTTATCTGGTAATGTGCGTTGTAGAATATTCATTCCAACGAGTTTTTGGCGAATATAATGTGCGACCTTTGACGGAGCCGTGATGCAATGTGTGGAAGTGCAGTGTTGTGAAGTGTAACCCGGCTCAGCCTTCGACTGCACATTCCTATTGCGAAGGATGCGGTTCTACTGTTGGTCCTGCAGATCATGCGTAGAGTACAAACTGGTGTGCAGTATAGAGAGGCAACCcttctgtgccccccccccacaccaccccACCCCCGTGGGATCAATTGCGAAAGACGAAAAGTCAAGAAAGTCTCAGTTTGTCTTAGATTTGTCGTCAcggcttgctagctagctagctagctagctagaaTACTTAGCTATATCCACCCACAAATGTGATTTTATCCAGTCGGGACTCAAAAGAACAAGCAACACCAATTGTACGTGCGAGTACATCCATGATTACGAAACCCACAAGGCTTCGTAGCTTTGTAGAGAGACTTTTGGTTGTGTCGTCTTTCTAACGACAGATTTCCAGTCGTTGAAACTTTTTTGACGCGCAAGTTCATCTTTTAAGTTGTCTAACATCACACACATCGTGTAATACAAACACTATCAAAAAGTTATTCGTTTTTAAGTTATTTCGTTGGCGGCCCATCGTTAAGGGGCGGGGCTTCGGCTCTCTGTTGGGGCGGGGCTTCGGCTCTCTGTTGATCCCTTGAACGTTTGTACGCGGTGCTTTTTGTCTAGAACGCGTTTCTCGTACgcggttatatatatatatatatatatatatatatatatacagattttAACATTGTTCCAGGTGAGACTTGAACTGGCTTCACACCTGGCATCAGAATATatgtcatttagtttttttaattgaaaatagAAATAACACAGTAAAAGCACTCAAACCTCCGATGCTTGCGACGTGCATTTTTGGGGCCGAAGCCGCACTCGTATTTAAATCTGTCCGCATGCAGTGAAGATGCATTGTAACGTTACGC from Cyclopterus lumpus isolate fCycLum1 chromosome 9, fCycLum1.pri, whole genome shotgun sequence includes these protein-coding regions:
- the LOC117736168 gene encoding uncharacterized protein LOC117736168, translated to MNPPMINSTSSVSTTKRKREAERSVNWTVEETQVLLCAWSDERIQQSLAENLRNRHVFKHLSSRMSEMGFSRSPHQCRLRVKTLKANYARAKLQRSVDGSQPCTFRYFPEMDAVLGRRSAGGDGGGQQYFVSPERMAAAAPDIHSNTEVGERRLGSLRAGRRCPSSSEETGGHLSWQLDSEVKLEDGEDSTDEYEFSNSGFPQRHHNIYLESSIRREMTGALVENCLSPPSLHVVPPPAAPPSPPLTQPAASPLPAAPPDPTPNTPPASAPRHPESSCLKHLSEGFQRLAADTRGLLLQLESQRQEQARWHQDLLAQWLQREERRQSEAAEREERREKARMEHEIKVLELLTGLAREHRCQCGGGQAVTEAPAGPNHSLEKGGS